The Cellvibrio zantedeschiae genomic sequence CAAAGCTTTCGTGGAATTTAACATCATCGTGACAAGAATTTTCACCCAACTTGACCGCCTTACGATAGGCATTTGCTGCGGTCAACAAATCATTGTTTTTAAATCCAACATCACCTAATACCTGCTGACGCAAAATAGAAAGTGGTGAAATATCGACTGCTTGCTGCAAGATTTTTTGTTGCCCTTGATAATCAGCACGCTCCGCTAAAATATCGGCAAGCAGATCATAGGCTTTCAAACATAGGGGATTAAATTGGATAATTTCTTCCAACCATTGTTGTGCGCTCAGGGTATCGCCCTGCAATTTTTTGGCTTGTGCCATACCCAGCATGGCCCAATCGAGTTGGCGGGCATCCAGAATATTTCTATAAAGATTTTCAGCCTTTTCGTATTCACCGAGATCCAGCAAAACGCGCCCCAATATTTTTTGGCAAGACCCCGCATAACGTGTGGCTGATTTAAGTTCGGCCTCACAAAGCTCAACTGCCACATCAAGCTGACGTTCTTTTAGAGCTTTATAGATAGGCGCCAGTGCTATGCGTTGCTTGAACAAACGCTCCAGACGCTGCCCTAAGGTTTGACCCGTAATAGGCTTGGTGAGATAAGCATCGGGCTCGTAATCATAGGCCGCCATGATGATGCTTTTGTTGGATTCGGCGGATACCAGCAGAAACAAACTATCGCTATTAAGATTGGGTTTATGACGCAAAACCTCCAGCACCTGCTGGCCGGTTTTCCCCTTCCCCAGATTCTGGTCGCACAATATGATGTCGTAAACTTTAGAGTTGCAGTAACGCAAAGCTTCGTTGCTTGAAGGCACTGAGTCCACCGAACCTACACCGAATTCTTGCAGCATCTTCGACAAGGTAATACGGAAACTTTCAAAGTCATCTACGATAAGCGCCTGCATCTTGGCGTACGGATTATCAGACATGCGCCCTACTCCTCCACACCAACGCTGCTGCACCTGAAAATTCCATGAGGACACCCGCCTGAGGCAAAAATAAGAATAACAGCTAGAGAATAGCCCAAGTTCAGCTATGTGCGATTATTTCGCGACTGGGAACGCTCACTGAAAAGTCACTTATACGGAAGAGGCAGACGCCAGGTCAGGTGCTAACGCCAGCCTGCGACGGGATTCAAAAATCGCGTTGCCGCCCAATTTCTTGGCATTGTGTTTGGCGTCGGCTAGTAAGAGCGCAACATGATGATGGGTGGTACATGAGGTCGGATCGGGGAATACGCAGCCAATCGCAAGCGTCAGGGCACCAAAACGCTGACGGTTGCCATCGCGATCATGGCTCCAGTAATCTTTGTGCGCTTGTGGTAAAAGAGTTTGATAAGCGAGCGTAAAATCGGCGAACACAGCTTCACATTTTTTTCGCCAATCCTGACTACGAAAAATCACGATAAAATCATCTCCGCCAACATGACCGATAAAATCCCTATCAGGCTCAATATATCCACATAATATTTTACTCAGTCGTAAAATAATTTCGTCACCAAAGCTGTAGCCAAAAGCGTCGTTAAATGGTTTGAAATGATTGATATCCACATATGCCACTACAAAAGATTCACGCTTGTGCAGCAAATGATCTATCCATTCATATAAAGGCACGTTACCCGGTAATTGAGTGAGTGGATTACTGTGTTTTGCCGCGCGCAATTTTTCTTCCGTAATACAGCGCAACAAGTGGCGAATTTTTCCCACACCCGCGTACTTGCCTGCGGTACTCACGATAAAATCTACACTTAAATTTTGATGCGGATCTTCTGTAATTAATTGCCCTACCTTTTTGAGTTCGCAGCTGGAATCAACAATTAATGACATAGGACTGATAAATTCAGCGATAGATTTTTTTGAATAGAGATCGTGTGCAAAAGGTTGGGAAAAAATATTCAGCAGTTCCGCACGGCTCACCATTCCCAGCGGCTTCTCGCCATCAACAACGGGAATACACGACAATCGGACATCTGCACGAAACATTCGAACGACAACTTCTGCATTCAGGCTGGGCGATATCACGTCTACCTTTACCATTATTTTATCAACGGTATGGCGGAAAAAATCCTGATGGGGAAAATGTTGTTGACGCGAAGCTAGATTAATATGAGCCGGAAATTCATCTATAGGCACAGGCGCAGGTCGCGCAAGAAAAAAGCCCTGGACATTTTCAATGCCCATGGCAATTAAGGTATTTAGCTCTGCTTCGGTTTCGATGCCTTCTGCAATAACTTTGTTGCCCATGCGATTAGCAATATCGAGCATAGCGCGAACAAATTCCCTTTTAACCGGATCTTTATCAATGCCGCTGATAAAATGCCGATCAATTTTTACGTAGTCGGGACAAAGCTCGCTCCACACACGCAGCCCTGCGTAACCCGCGCCCAAATCGTCAAGCGCAATTGCAAATCCCTGCCGCTGAAAATGTTCAGAAGCTGCACGCAATAAATCAAACTGGTCGAGCGGTTGGCTTTCCGTTAACTCAAATACAACTCGCTCGGGACTTAAGCCAACACGCTGCAAAATTTCTCGAGTAACCCCATCGCGATATTGGCTATCGGTAAAACTTAATGGAGTCATGTTCAAAAACAATTTTCCACTTAAATTTAAGGCTACAAATTTTTCACAGGAAGCAGCGCGACATGCGAACTCCAAAGACGCCAACTGTTTGGTTCGGCGCGCAACAGAAAAAAGCTGATCAGGTGTGTGCAATGGGCTATTTTCGGGGCCGCGAATCAGGGCTTCATAGCCAAGAATACGGCGGCTATCCAGCGCAATGATTGGCTGAAATACGGGGATTAACAAACGGAGCTCTATAATTCGCTGCAATTCCGCTTGCATTTGTGACTCCGAGTAAACACTTGCCGTTTGAGAGATGCTAAGGGGGAGACTTTTCATGTCGGCTATAGTCGGCCGCAATTATGACAATGCTATGACAAGCCGCTAAAATGCCCACCCTTTTCGCTAAATTTGTGACACTTCTGCGCTGCAGGTACAATACGCAACCACTTTTATGATTATTTGAACATGCCCAACCACGATAACCTCTACGCCAATCCTCTACCGCAGGTTAACGCCTTCGCGTTTGATGAAGGTGTGGTCAATGTATTTCCCGACATGATCAAACGCTCAGTCCCGGGCTATGCCACTATCATTAATATGATTGGTAATCTGGCAGAGCGTTATGCTCAAGCCGACAGCTTTTGTTATGACTTGGGATGCTCACTGGGTGCAGCCACCTTGGCCATGCGCCATCGAATTCAAGCCGCGAATTGCAGCATAATTGGTGTAGATAATTCTGCTGCGATGATATCGCGTTGTGAACAAGTTATTGCAGCCGATAGCGCGGAAATAGATGTGGAATTGCATTGCGCAGATTTGTGCGAATTCCCGATTAACAATGCGTCAGTTACCGTATTGAACTTTACTTTGCAGTTTATTGCCTTGGAAAAACGCGCCGCGATTTTGCGCAAAATCTACGAGGGATTAAAACCTAATGGTGTTTTAATCCTGTCGGAAAAGCTCGCCTTTGACGATGAACAGCATCAAGCTCTCATGATTGAACTGCACCACAACTTCAAGCGCGCTAACGGTTACAGTGATTTAGAAATTGCGCAAAAGCGCAGCGCTATTGAAAATGTTCTTATTCCAGAAACCCTCGCCACTCACCGTCAGCGCCTTAAAGATGCAGGTTTTGCCAGCGTAGATGTTTGGTTTCAATGTTTTAATTTTGCCTCGATAATCGCCATCAAATGATTGAATACTCCACCTTACTCGCATACTTGCCTGAAAGCCCTCTCGCACCTTGGTCCGCTGATTTACCACAGCAAATTGCTGATGGCCTGTGTGAAAAACGTTACGGCGATTTGCCGGATTGGAAACAAGCACTTGCACGCCTACCCAAAATTACCAGCAGCCAAAATAATTTTAGCGATAAAGTTGAGATAGGCGCGCCCACAGATTGCGATGCGGCAACCCGCGCAGAATTACAACAAACGTTGGAAGCACTTATTCCCTGGCGCAAAGGCCCCTATTGGTTGCACGGTATTCATCTCGACACAGAGTGGCGCTCAGATTGGAAATGGGATCGCGTCACTCCCCATTTGGCCCCACTCAAAAATAGATTAATTTTGGATGTTGGGTGCGGCAACGGCTACCACTGCTGGCGCATGCTGGGTGAAGGAGCGCACCGCGTAATTGGAATAGATCCATCGCCACGCTTTGTAGTCCAATTCCATATGATTAAACAACTTGCAGACAAGGATTATCCAATTGATGTTTTGCCGGTAGGAATAGAAGATCTACCGCCTAAACTGCAAGCGTTTGATACGGTTTTTTCCATGGGTGTTTTCTATCATCGCAAATCACCTATGGATCATTTGCGCGAACTTAAGGAAGCACTGCGCCCCGGCGGGCAGCTGGTGCTGGAAACCTTGGTAATTGAAGGCGGCTTGGGCGATGTTCTGGTACCCGAAGGGCGTTATGCGAAGATGAATAACGTATGGTTTTTACCGAGCTGCGAAACCATGCTGAGCTGGTTACGCAAAATGGGTTTTAATAACGCGAGAGTTGTCGACGTTTGCACAACGTCAGTTGAAGAACAACGCTCAACTCATTGGATGAAATTTCATTCACTCCCTGAATTTCTAGATCCTCAAAACCCTTCGCTAACTGCTGAAGGACATCCGGCGCCTATTCGTGCCGTTTTTGTAGCAGAAGCTTAAATCGACTACCTAACTCTTAACAACAAGCCTTGGCATTGGCCTTGGTAAGCTGCATTTTCAAGTTGCTTTAACTCTTTGTCTGTCAGCTTTCCAGGGCTTGCGATTACCGTGTGGCTATTACCAGCCGCCAGGGCTTCCCACGTAATCCACAACCGACTCGCTTCATCACTACAGTGAATTAAACGCACAAAACGCGTATCAACACCGAAAGATTCCAGAAACTCCCGCGATAAATGTTGCGGCGCAATCCAAGTGACCCAACGATCAACACAACTCTGCGTTAAAAACGCAATCATGGGCATCAGTAACGCAGCTTGTTCAGGTGATGCGTTGGCAATAATCAGTTCAGTAATACCGCAGCTGGTTGCTGCAGGCTGACTAGCTTGACGAATATTATTCACGACGAATCACTCCTACACTTAAACCTTCGATAGTAAATTCCTGATCAGTCAAATCCACCTGGATAACATCAAAATCTGGATTTTCTGGCCACAGCTCCACTTGGGAACGGTTGCCAATTCGCTTGTAGCGTTTCACAGTCACTTCTTCGCCTATACGCGCTACCACAATTTGGCCGCTACGAACCTGGTCGGTACGATGAACTGCCAACAAATCTCCATCCAGGATGCCAGCGTCCTTCATACTCATGCCATTAACGCGCAGAAGATAATCCGCAGAAGGTGAAAAGAAGTTGGGGGGAATGTTGCAGTAATCTTCAATATGTTCTTGCGCAAGAATGGGATTACCCGCAGCAACACGGCCTACAATAGGAACGCCTTCATCAACCGTCTCTGGCAGGCGAATACCGCGTGATGCACCTGGAACGATTTCAATAGCGCCTTTTTTAGCGAGGGCTTTGATATGCTCTTCGGCAGCATTAGGGGATTTATAACCAAGAATACGTGCGATTTCTGCACGGGTGGGCGGATAGCCGGTTTCTTCGGCATAATCCTTGATGAGCTGTAAAACCTGTTCCTGACGCGCCGTGAGATTGTACATAACCACCCCTGTTGATCTGTTTGTTTATACAGTAATTGGGATTATATACAGTATTTTATACAGTGCAACAAGTTTTTTTAACGAAAATTAATCAGCATTGGCGGGGTTGCTGGAGATCGACGCTGGTCTGATTACAAAATAGAGAATCACGATTACCACCAGAATAGCGCCTGCAACTTTGATTTCCTCGATCTTGGCGTAAGACAACATCAAGGCACAGACGACGGTACCAAGCACAGGGACTACCGCTGGAATTTCAAATCGACCTTTAGGCTCCCCCTTGCGATACTTCAGTACCACTAGTGCCAAATTAACCATCATGAAACATATCAATAGCAGCACACTGGTAGCGCGCGCCAGCGACGCAATATTACCGGTCAGCGCAAGCACTAACATAAAACCAAGCACTGCGAGCGACGAAACATAAGGCGTGCGGCGGCGGCTTACCTTGCCAAGCACCTTAGGCATCAACCCCTGATTCGCCATCCCATAGATAAGCCGCGAACCCATAATGAAATTGAGCAGCGCAGTATTAGCTACCGCAAACATCGCAATGAAAGCAAAAGCAATAGGAGGAAACCAGGGTGCAGCCCGTTTGACCACATCTACCAAGGGGGCTGAGGACGTTGCAAGTTCAGCTGCCGGAATCACTGAAACCGCAACAAGCGAAATGGTTACATAAATAGTCGACGCAATAAGCACCGCCAGCAAAATCCCCTTGGGCATGGTTGATTCGGGATTTTTAACTTCTTCGCTGACGTTGATAATATCTTCAAATCCGACAAACGAATAAAACGTGAGCACCGCCCCCGACAGAATCAACGAAAAACTCAGATCACCCGCAGGATTCGCCACGGTTACTGTGCTGGTGTAATCGACCGAACCAATAAATTTTGCACCCACGGAGATGACTAGCAAAAGCCCGCCAAGCTCTATGCCGGTACACAACATATTCATCCACATAGATTCGCGAATGCCACGAATCACCACTCCCGCCAAAACCAAACAAAAGGTAACCACTACCAAGTCCACAGGTACTGCAGATACCAGCGTCGTAAAATATCCAGCAAAGGCGCGGCTACCCGCAGCCATTGAGGTTACGCCCGATGAAAGCGCGGCAAGACCTATGACATAAGCCAAAAAATTGCTTTTAAACGCGTGATGAGTAAAAAAAGATGCACCACCTGCGCGCGGATAGCGTGAACCAAGGGATGCATAGGAAAGCCCGGTCAAGCCAGCCGCCACCATACTGGCGAGGAATGCCATCCAAATGCCGTTCCCCATTTCACCGGCAGCTTTACCTATAAGCGCATATATACCGGCACCAAGAATATCGCCCACACCGTAGATAACCAGCGCAAATAATCCAATGTGACGATGTAAGGCTTGAGGAGTCATGGCGTGAGCTCAAAAGACATGCAGTGTGATATTAAATAAATACCAGAGCTAATCATCAACTTCGTGAAGAGGAGTCTCAAGACCAAATTCAGTGTGAAGTTGTGCGCACCAGCGATTTAAACGAGCAGCAGTCAGATGTTCCTGATGATCTTCATCAAGCGCCAAGCCAACGAATTTTCCCGCGCCTGGAATCTCTGCCTTGGAGGCCGAAAACTCGTAACCCTCTATAGACCAATGCCCAACAATATTAGGGGCGGATTGAATGACCACATCGTGCAGCATACCCATAGCATCCAGAAAGTAGTCGCTGTAGCCGAATTGATCACCCAAACCAAAAAAGGCCACTGTTTTACCGGAGAAATCTATTTCGCTGACATCAATCCAAAAATCTTCCCAATCGGATTGGATCTGGCCAAAATCCCACGTGGGTATCCCCAGAATGATCTTGTCGTAATGGGTAAAGTCCAGCTGCGTTGCGTCTGCTATATCATGTACATCGACAACATCTTTACCAAAACGTTTTTGAATTCGATAGGCGATGCGTTCGCTATTACCTTCATCACTGCCAAAAAAAAGCCCCAGGCTAGCCACACGCACCTCAAGTTGAATTGATAAGAAACGCAATTTTCCCAACAATGGCTTTTATACGCAAGCAATCTTGTGTATACATGCGCCACCCCATAAGGGACATAAAATTTCTTAAATATTTTGCTTAAATAAATTTCATTCTTTAATTTGTTAAGAAGCGTTAAACAGCTACAATTTCAATGACACTCTAAAGTGGCTACTGCACACTTGCGGCATAACTTCTTCTAATAGTGATGATAATCCATGAATAAACTCTTACTCATCGATGACGACAAAGAACTTAGTCAACTACTCAGCGAATACCTCACCACTGAAGGCTTCGAAGTAATCGCCGCTTATGATGGTGAAGCAGGCGTCCAACTTGCAACTCAAGACCAGTATGCCGCTATTGTATTGGACGTCATGTTACCGATTCACAATGGTTTTGAAGTATTAAAAATTTTGCGTAAAACCCATCAAACACCAGTGCTTATGTTAACCGCAAAAGGCGATACGGTTGATCGAGTTATTGGCCTTGAAATAGGCGCAGATGATTACCTACCTAAACCCTGTGATCCACGCGAATTGGTAGCGCGCATACGCGCGATTTTGCGCCGTTCACATAGCAATGAACCAAGCCCGACAAAACTTGAAAAAATCAGTTCTGGGCCACTCGTATTGCATTTGGGTAGCCGCCACGTGACCTGGAATAACAGTGAAATTGTACTCACCGGTACGGAATTTAGTGTGTTGGAAATTTTGGTGCGCCAAGCCGGCCAAGTCATAAGCAAAGATGATATGACAGAACAAGCACTTAACCGCAAGCTCACACCTTATGATCGTAGTATCGACGTTCATGTCAGCAACATACGTAAAAAATTAACGGCTGCAGGTGCAAACAAAGAATTAATTATTAACGTACGCGGCGCAGGCTACATGCTTACTTTGCACGAAGATAAATAATTTTCTATGACGCGGTTATACCTCAAAATATTTTTAACATTTTGGCTGATAACCGCCACCATCATCGTGGGTACCAATGTGGTAGTGCATTGGTTTGATATGACTCCCGATGGCAATTTGCAAAACGCCCACTTAAATCATGATGAAGAGCCCGCCAAACGTTTGTTATTCCAAATGGCCGGCAGCATTATCAATCGCAACGCTGCAGATATTCGTAAAGACATACGCGCCCTGCCCGCCTGGTCTTCGCCATTTATTTTCGCACTCGACAATAACAATCAAGACGTTTTAAATCGCCTGCTCCCACCCGGCGTACTCATGATGGCTGAGCAACTTAATGCCAAGCATCCTTACGAAAAAATTCAGGACAGGAACCGCAAACTTTTTGGCCGCTACATCACTTTGAATGATGGCGATGTTATTAAATTGGTTACCATTTCTGACGGGCTTGATGAAGGCCCTGATCGCGATATTATTTGGGAACTTTTCATTAATAATATTTGGCCGCTATTACTCGTTTCAATTCTCGTAAGCGGTAGCGCGTGTTTTCTGCTTGCACGTCATTTCACCTCAAGCATTAAAAGCTTACAGGAGACCATTCAAAAAGTGTCTCATGGCGACTTGAGCGCACGCGTAAGTAAACATTTCAGCGGAAGAAAAGACGAAATTGCCGCTCTCGGCCGAGACTTTGACCACATGACTGCGCGCCTGGAAAAGGCCATGCTTGAACAAAAACGTTTAATTAAAGATGTGTCGCACGAATTGCGTACCCCACTCGCTCGCTTGCAATTCGCGCTTGCACTTGCACAACAGCGCAGCCAGGGAATTGTGGATAACGAACTTGAACGCATTAAGCAGGCAGCTGACTACTTGGGAAATATTATTACCGAGATTCTCTCTCTGCCTGTGCACGACCAACAAGGCTGGCAATTGGATGACACCCTGGATTTAGTTTCACTTTTGCAAAGTATTATCAGCGACTATGAGCAAATGGCGGATGAGAAATCTATCAGCATCCATTTCAATAGCCATTGTGATGAAGCGTTGGTGGCAACTTACGGAAACATGCTGGTTGGAGTGTTCGAAAACATTTTGCGTAATGCAATTCACTACACACCAATCGCAGGAAACATAAACGTTGGTTTATTGCATAAAACGGATGAGAATATTTTTTCTATTGAAATTGCAGACTCAGGCACAGGTGTTCCTGAGGAATTGCTAAATGATATCTTCCAACCGTTCTTTCGCACTGATTCCGCGCGCGACAGGGAAAGTGGTGGTCACGGCTTAGGGCTGGCAATTGCCCATAGAAGCGTTACGCTTCACTATGGAAAAATTTGGGCGGAAAATAAACCGGAGGGTGGATTAAAAATTACGGTAGAAATTCCTGCACTCGCTGAAGAAGACGATGATTAACAAGCGAATTTATTCGCTTGTATTTGTTAACTCGTAAATCCCCGGCGCATTGCGCCAACCCCCTTCGTAATCCATTCCATAACCAAATACATAAGCATCTGGCACCAATAGAGCTACGTAATCAGCCGAAATAGCAGGAGAAAAATTTGCGATTTGCTTTTGGCAAAGCACGGCAATTTTAACGTCTTTAGCTCCTAGCTCGTAACATTTATCTGCAATTGCTTTGAGCGTGATACCGCGATCCAAAATATCATCAATCAATAACACCCTGCGATCTTTTAATCCCACATGAGGTTCGTGCAACCACATCAGCTCACGGGTGCCGAGATTTTCCTGGTAACGAGTCGCGTGTACATAATCAACTTCAAGATAAAAAGAAAGTCGCGGCACCACATAACCCATCATGGGTAGCGCACCGCGCATAACACCAAGCACTACCGGACTTTCATTAGCGAAATCATTCGTTAATTGCTGGACAACAACATCTAATGCTTGTTCGACTTCCTGCAAATTAAACAAGCATTTCGCGTTTTCATTTACTTGCTCAAGACTGCTAAAAAATTTCATTAGAGACTCACTGCGCGCTTGGCCAAATATGCCGCATAGTCAGGCACAGTTCTTGGTGACGGCGAATTAAATAATGGCGACGCGATTAAAAAATCTGCCGAAATATGATTACACGCAATAGGAATGTTCCATACTGCGGCAATGCGTAACAGTGCCTTAACATCAGGATCATGGGGCATAGGTTCAAATGGATCCCAAAAGAAAATGAGAACATCCACTTCACCTTGGGTAATTAACGCACCAACTTGTTGGTCGCCACCCAAAGGGCCGCTAATTAATTTTTTTATGGGTAAGCCGGTGTCTTGCTCAATAATCATGCCGGTAGTGCCAGTCGCATAAAGATTATGATTTAGCAATTCGGCTTTATGCTCTTTACACCAGGCAACCATATCTTGCTTTTTATTATCGTGTGCAATGAGCGCAATATTTTTTTTTGCACCAAGCGTTACTTGTTTAAATTCCATTGTCATCACCAAAGGTAAAATGCAAAAACAAAAAAGGCCTTGGCTAGAGTATAGCCAAGGCCTTTGATTATTGACAGGTTTAAGCTTAGTTGCTTAGTTCCAGCAACAACTTGTTTAAACGTTGCACATAAGCCGCAGGGTCTTGTAGCTGTGCACCTTCAGCAAGATTTGCCTGATCAAAAAGGATGTGCGCCAAATCACCAAATCGTGTTTCGTTGCCTTCCTGCTCCAATTTTTTAACCAATGGATGCTCAGGATTCAATTCAAAGATTGGTTTTGAATCTGGCAACTTCTGTCCAGCTTGCTCAAGAATACGACGCATTTGTGCGCCCATATCATGTTCAGCCACTACCACGCATGCAGGTGAATCTGTTAGACGATCAGTAATGCGCACTTCTGCAACTTCTTCAGTCAAAGCCGCTTTTACACGCTCTAACAGAGGTTTTAATTGCTCAGCGACTTTTTCTTTAGCTTGCTTCTCTTCTTCAGTATCAAGCTTACCTAAATCCAACTCACCCTTACCTACGTCTTGCAAAGACTTGCCGTCAAACTCAGACAAATGGCTCATTAACCACTCATCTACACGATCGGTTAACAACAATACTTCAATGCCTTTTTTACGGAACACTTCCAAGTGAGGGCTGTTTTTTGCAGTGTTGAAATTTTCAGCCGCAATGTAGTAAATCTTTTCCTGCCCTTCTTTCATTCGCGCAACATAGTCTTCCAGTGATTGGCTTTGTTCAGCGTCACCAGTATGAGTCGTTGCGAAGCGTAATAGCTTGGCAATTTTTTCACGATTAGCAAAATCTTCTGCTGGGCCTTCTTTCAACACCTGACCAAATTCTTTCCAAAATTTGGTGTAATTTTCTGGTTCACCACTGGCCATTTTCGACAACATATCCAACACTCGCTTGGTCAAAGCACCACGCATAGTGTCGATATTGGGATCTTTCTGCAAAATTTCACGCGATACGTTCAACGACAAATCGTTTGAATCCACCACGCCTTTAATAAAGCGCAAATAGAGCGGCAGGAATTGTTCAGCATCGTCCATAATGAAAGTGCGTTGTACATA encodes the following:
- a CDS encoding ATP-binding protein; translation: MTRLYLKIFLTFWLITATIIVGTNVVVHWFDMTPDGNLQNAHLNHDEEPAKRLLFQMAGSIINRNAADIRKDIRALPAWSSPFIFALDNNNQDVLNRLLPPGVLMMAEQLNAKHPYEKIQDRNRKLFGRYITLNDGDVIKLVTISDGLDEGPDRDIIWELFINNIWPLLLVSILVSGSACFLLARHFTSSIKSLQETIQKVSHGDLSARVSKHFSGRKDEIAALGRDFDHMTARLEKAMLEQKRLIKDVSHELRTPLARLQFALALAQQRSQGIVDNELERIKQAADYLGNIITEILSLPVHDQQGWQLDDTLDLVSLLQSIISDYEQMADEKSISIHFNSHCDEALVATYGNMLVGVFENILRNAIHYTPIAGNINVGLLHKTDENIFSIEIADSGTGVPEELLNDIFQPFFRTDSARDRESGGHGLGLAIAHRSVTLHYGKIWAENKPEGGLKITVEIPALAEEDDD
- a CDS encoding hypoxanthine-guanine phosphoribosyltransferase — translated: MKFFSSLEQVNENAKCLFNLQEVEQALDVVVQQLTNDFANESPVVLGVMRGALPMMGYVVPRLSFYLEVDYVHATRYQENLGTRELMWLHEPHVGLKDRRVLLIDDILDRGITLKAIADKCYELGAKDVKIAVLCQKQIANFSPAISADYVALLVPDAYVFGYGMDYEGGWRNAPGIYELTNTSE
- a CDS encoding methylglyoxal synthase, with translation MEFKQVTLGAKKNIALIAHDNKKQDMVAWCKEHKAELLNHNLYATGTTGMIIEQDTGLPIKKLISGPLGGDQQVGALITQGEVDVLIFFWDPFEPMPHDPDVKALLRIAAVWNIPIACNHISADFLIASPLFNSPSPRTVPDYAAYLAKRAVSL
- the htpG gene encoding molecular chaperone HtpG codes for the protein MTVDARKETRGFQTEAKQLLHLMIHSLYSNREIFLRELVSNASDAADKLRFEAVSNGDLYEGDTELKIRVSFDKDAKTITISDNGIGMSRDEVIENLGTIAKSGTANFMQKLSGDQKKDAQLIGQFGVGFYSAFIVADKVVVTTRRAGAPVNEAVRWECSGDAEFSVETVEKTQRGMTVELHLKEDALEFADNWRLRTIIKKYSDHIAIPVVMQKPVAVDGDATEASEDEVINTATALWTRSRSDVTDEEYKEFYKHVSHDYAEPLTWSHNRVEGNLDYTSLLYVPARAPFDLYNRDASRGVKLYVQRTFIMDDAEQFLPLYLRFIKGVVDSNDLSLNVSREILQKDPNIDTMRGALTKRVLDMLSKMASGEPENYTKFWKEFGQVLKEGPAEDFANREKIAKLLRFATTHTGDAEQSQSLEDYVARMKEGQEKIYYIAAENFNTAKNSPHLEVFRKKGIEVLLLTDRVDEWLMSHLSEFDGKSLQDVGKGELDLGKLDTEEEKQAKEKVAEQLKPLLERVKAALTEEVAEVRITDRLTDSPACVVVAEHDMGAQMRRILEQAGQKLPDSKPIFELNPEHPLVKKLEQEGNETRFGDLAHILFDQANLAEGAQLQDPAAYVQRLNKLLLELSN